One window from the genome of Dolosigranulum savutiense encodes:
- the gcvPB gene encoding aminomethyl-transferring glycine dehydrogenase subunit GcvPB — MSTVVYNDLIFEISSPGRTAYSLPANDVDDYDLQADLPEELVRKEKAELPEVSELQLMRHYTGLADKNFGVETGIYPLGSCTMKYNPKINEDIARYDGFANIHPLQDPKTVQGALELTYNLQEYLKDVTGMDAITPQPAAGAQGELTGLLIVKKYHEERGEGEQRKTILVPDSAHGTNPATAAVCGYDVLEIKSTEEGRVDLEALKAAVGPDTAGLMLTNPNTVGIFEKDIGEITTIVHEAGGLLYYDGANANAILGKATPRQMGFDIVHLNLHKTFSGPHGGGGPGSGPVGVVEKLEKYLPNPRVLKEGEQYVIDRSSESSIGRLKGYFGNFGVNVRAYSYICSYGMAGLKQVSEDAVLNANYLKALLAPHFDTPFDAHCKHEFVLSGNRQKKAHNVNTKDMTKRLLDFGHYAPTVYFPLIVDECMMIEPTETESKETLDDFANTLIQIAKEAAEDPETVQTAPHRTPVRRLDETTANRNPIITYEKPSEDDEE; from the coding sequence ATGTCAACAGTAGTATATAACGACTTGATTTTTGAAATATCTAGCCCGGGTCGGACGGCTTATAGTTTGCCGGCTAATGATGTGGATGATTACGATTTGCAAGCGGACTTACCGGAAGAATTGGTTCGGAAAGAAAAAGCCGAGCTGCCGGAAGTTTCTGAGTTGCAATTGATGCGCCATTACACGGGCCTAGCGGATAAAAACTTCGGGGTTGAGACCGGTATTTATCCACTTGGGTCATGTACCATGAAGTACAATCCAAAAATTAATGAAGATATTGCGCGTTATGATGGTTTTGCGAATATTCATCCATTACAAGATCCAAAGACCGTTCAAGGTGCGCTGGAGCTAACGTATAACTTACAAGAGTATCTAAAAGATGTTACTGGTATGGATGCGATCACGCCACAACCCGCTGCCGGCGCACAAGGCGAGCTAACCGGACTTCTAATCGTGAAGAAATATCATGAAGAGCGTGGTGAAGGGGAACAACGGAAGACTATTTTAGTTCCGGATTCAGCGCACGGAACCAACCCAGCAACGGCTGCTGTCTGTGGTTACGATGTGCTAGAGATTAAATCAACGGAAGAAGGTCGTGTGGATTTAGAAGCACTGAAAGCAGCAGTGGGTCCAGACACAGCGGGCTTAATGTTAACAAATCCAAATACAGTGGGTATCTTCGAAAAAGATATCGGTGAAATTACAACGATTGTCCACGAAGCGGGAGGGTTGCTTTACTATGACGGAGCGAATGCCAATGCAATCTTAGGAAAAGCAACACCGAGACAGATGGGCTTCGATATTGTTCACTTAAACTTGCACAAGACCTTCAGTGGCCCACATGGAGGTGGAGGTCCAGGTTCAGGTCCCGTTGGTGTCGTCGAGAAGTTGGAAAAATACTTGCCGAACCCACGTGTGCTTAAAGAAGGGGAGCAATATGTGATTGATCGTTCCAGTGAGTCGTCAATCGGCCGCTTAAAAGGATACTTCGGTAACTTTGGTGTTAACGTTCGAGCATATAGCTATATCTGTTCGTATGGTATGGCTGGCTTGAAGCAAGTATCTGAAGATGCGGTCTTGAATGCTAACTACTTGAAGGCACTCCTGGCACCACACTTCGATACACCATTCGACGCCCATTGTAAGCACGAATTCGTCCTCAGTGGAAATCGTCAGAAAAAAGCCCATAATGTCAATACGAAAGATATGACGAAGCGTCTACTCGACTTCGGCCATTATGCGCCGACCGTTTACTTCCCGCTTATTGTCGATGAATGTATGATGATTGAGCCAACCGAAACCGAATCAAAAGAAACATTGGACGATTTTGCCAATACATTGATTCAGATTGCTAAAGAAGCCGCTGAAGATCCAGAAACGGTCCAAACAGCGCCACACCGTACACCAGTTCGTCGTCTAGATGAGACAACTGCGAACCGGAATCCAATCATCACCTATGAAAAACCGTCCGAAGATGATGAAGAATAA